In Luteitalea sp., a single genomic region encodes these proteins:
- a CDS encoding cytochrome P450 — MRDLDRLSYTLRVVKEAMRLYPPAARQFRVTSKDVDLGEHTVPEATPVMVCHYLLHRGADSFPDPDDFIPERFGPDSPPRHPLAHIPFGTGNRVCLGRHYATLEIHLLLAMLVGRFRFSFPSPLDPRLGVTLRPRERGTVLVARRGYSPGGDSSLRRSGSCRPEVGDPEMAVMERP; from the coding sequence CATGCGAGACCTGGACCGGTTGTCGTACACGCTGCGCGTCGTCAAGGAGGCCATGCGCCTCTACCCGCCGGCCGCACGGCAGTTCCGCGTGACTTCCAAGGACGTCGATCTTGGCGAACACACCGTGCCTGAGGCGACACCCGTGATGGTGTGCCACTACCTGCTCCACCGGGGTGCCGATTCGTTCCCCGACCCAGATGACTTCATCCCGGAACGTTTCGGACCCGACTCGCCGCCGAGACATCCGCTGGCCCACATCCCCTTCGGCACCGGGAATCGGGTCTGCCTCGGTCGCCACTACGCGACCTTGGAGATCCATCTGCTGCTCGCGATGCTCGTCGGGCGATTCCGCTTCAGCTTTCCTTCTCCGCTTGACCCTCGGCTAGGAGTCACCCTGCGACCGCGGGAGCGCGGCACCGTCCTCGTGGCTCGGCGGGGGTATTCGCCCGGAGGCGACTCGTCACTTCGGCGCAGCGGCTCGTGCAGGCCAGAGGTCGGTGACCCGGAGATGGCCGTCATGGAGCGTCCATAG